From Chryseobacterium sp. IHB B 17019, one genomic window encodes:
- a CDS encoding histidine kinase gives MEGNYYMIQDYLIFIGVFVIFFFLTVGIYLFSQNHKIKKKNTKLSQTNKIIEQRLNEVQLEHIGTKLNPHLFKNILNSVQSHAYQTYMSLDKLANVLDYILYESNNKFVSPKEELNFALSLIEINKIKVNPLFDFRIKFKINKSDEIYEEKVFAPLISVDLIENAFKHTDFLAQDSFISIQMELENGIFTMKVSNRASLKNVLEKEKSGFGSQSLDQRLKMIYNNFYSLQKNSKNGIFTAELTINLGEFYDKMRYS, from the coding sequence ATGGAAGGCAATTACTACATGATTCAAGATTATCTGATATTCATTGGAGTATTTGTCATTTTCTTTTTTTTGACGGTTGGCATTTATTTATTTAGTCAAAATCACAAAATTAAGAAAAAAAATACCAAGCTTTCGCAAACCAATAAAATAATTGAACAAAGATTAAACGAAGTTCAGCTCGAGCATATTGGCACAAAACTGAACCCGCATTTGTTTAAAAACATTTTAAATTCTGTTCAGTCGCATGCTTACCAGACCTATATGTCTTTGGATAAACTGGCAAACGTCCTGGATTATATTTTATATGAAAGCAACAACAAGTTTGTGAGTCCAAAAGAAGAATTAAATTTCGCTTTAAGTTTAATTGAAATTAATAAAATCAAGGTAAATCCACTTTTTGATTTCAGAATTAAATTTAAAATTAATAAATCGGATGAAATTTACGAAGAGAAAGTTTTTGCTCCGTTGATTTCAGTTGACCTTATTGAAAACGCTTTTAAACACACAGATTTCCTGGCTCAGGATTCATTTATTTCCATTCAGATGGAGCTTGAAAATGGCATTTTCACCATGAAAGTAAGCAACAGAGCATCATTGAAAAATGTGCTGGAAAAAGAGAAAAGCGGTTTCGGAAGTCAATCTCTGGATCAGCGGCTGAAAATGATTTACAATAATTTTTATTCTCTTCAAAAGAATTCAAAAAACGGTATCTTCACTGCGGAATTAACAATCAATTTAGGAGAATTCTATGATAAAATGCGTTATTCTTGA
- a CDS encoding cation:proton antiporter, which translates to MNLAKYRNLIFYVITIVFFSCLMYWFFVEGKTLEIGENIAPAKATGSTMWENFADSFMVNLHHPLALLLAQIVTIILVAKLFGWVCVKLKQPSVIGEMIAGIVLGPSLFGLYFPELSAFIFPKESLGNLQFLSQIGLILFMYIVGMELDLSVLRKKAHDAVVISHASIIIPFALGVGLSYFIYKEFAPDGIQFSSFALFIAIAMSITAFPVLARIVQERNLHKTKIGTVVITCAAADDITAWCILAAVIAIVKAGSFSGSIFVILMAILYVFIMIKAVRPFLSRIAESQKGKGFISKALVAVFFLILIISSYATEVIGIHALFGAFMAGAIMPENVKFRNLFIEKVEDVALVLLLPLFFVFTGLRTQIGLLNDPHLWKIGGFIILTAVTGKFIGSALTARFLKISWKDSLTIGALMNTRGLTELIVLNIGYDLGVLGPELFAMLVIMALFTTFMTGPCLDLINYFFKGKKSMLEEDQEDHDAKYRILLSFETAKSGSILLKLADNLTHKMNGNKSVTAMNIVPVDELHAFDIEDFEKGQFKHVVETSQELKLEITTLFKASTDVENDLTSITNKGNYDLLLVMLGKSMYEGSLLGRLLGFTTKIINPEKLLNTVKGKGNIFNNSAFDDLTFQVLDKASIPVGVLVEKDFTSADRVFVPIFNLSDFYLLEYAKRLINNNNSQIIILDVAGQIRNNIEVKELIRSIEQVAPNHITLYNEKKIEKEFLNSQDLMLISSKSWKNLIDTKSLWLSDIPSTLIISNP; encoded by the coding sequence ATGAACTTGGCGAAATACAGAAACTTAATTTTCTATGTCATTACGATAGTATTTTTTTCATGCCTGATGTACTGGTTTTTTGTTGAGGGAAAAACACTGGAAATTGGTGAAAACATCGCCCCGGCCAAAGCTACCGGCTCGACTATGTGGGAAAACTTCGCAGATTCTTTTATGGTGAACCTTCATCATCCTTTGGCACTTCTTCTTGCACAAATTGTTACCATTATCCTTGTAGCAAAGCTTTTCGGATGGGTTTGTGTGAAGCTGAAACAGCCATCAGTAATTGGAGAAATGATAGCAGGTATTGTTTTAGGTCCATCACTTTTCGGATTATATTTTCCGGAACTTTCAGCTTTTATTTTTCCTAAAGAATCTTTAGGTAATTTACAATTTTTGAGCCAGATTGGTCTTATTCTCTTCATGTATATTGTCGGGATGGAGCTTGATCTGAGCGTTCTGAGAAAAAAAGCGCACGATGCCGTGGTGATCAGCCATGCAAGTATTATCATTCCGTTTGCATTGGGAGTTGGGTTATCTTATTTTATTTATAAAGAATTTGCTCCGGACGGGATCCAGTTCAGTTCTTTTGCTTTGTTTATAGCTATTGCCATGAGTATTACGGCATTTCCCGTGTTGGCAAGAATTGTTCAGGAGAGGAATTTACATAAAACAAAAATAGGAACCGTTGTTATTACCTGCGCTGCAGCGGATGATATTACAGCCTGGTGTATTTTAGCCGCTGTGATTGCCATTGTAAAAGCAGGATCTTTTTCAGGGTCGATATTCGTTATTCTGATGGCTATTTTGTATGTTTTTATCATGATAAAAGCAGTAAGGCCGTTTCTCAGTAGAATCGCTGAATCTCAAAAAGGAAAAGGTTTTATCAGCAAAGCACTCGTTGCTGTATTTTTCCTAATTCTGATTATATCATCTTATGCAACGGAAGTTATAGGTATCCACGCGCTTTTCGGAGCATTTATGGCGGGAGCTATTATGCCGGAAAACGTAAAATTCAGAAATCTTTTCATTGAAAAAGTTGAGGATGTTGCACTGGTTTTATTACTTCCTCTTTTTTTCGTATTTACAGGTTTACGAACTCAGATCGGCTTATTAAATGACCCCCATCTCTGGAAAATCGGCGGATTCATCATTTTGACCGCTGTTACCGGAAAATTCATAGGAAGTGCACTTACGGCAAGATTTTTAAAAATAAGCTGGAAAGACAGTCTCACCATTGGTGCATTGATGAATACGAGAGGTCTTACCGAACTTATTGTTCTTAACATTGGGTATGATCTCGGAGTTTTAGGTCCGGAATTGTTTGCGATGCTTGTGATCATGGCATTATTTACGACTTTTATGACGGGGCCTTGTCTTGACCTTATCAATTATTTTTTTAAAGGAAAAAAATCAATGTTAGAAGAAGATCAGGAGGATCATGATGCCAAATACAGGATTCTTTTATCCTTTGAAACCGCAAAATCAGGAAGCATCCTTTTGAAACTTGCCGATAACCTTACCCATAAAATGAACGGCAACAAAAGCGTTACCGCCATGAATATTGTCCCTGTTGATGAGCTCCATGCTTTCGATATAGAGGATTTTGAAAAAGGGCAGTTTAAGCATGTGGTTGAAACTTCTCAGGAACTTAAGCTGGAAATCACTACCCTTTTCAAGGCCTCTACAGACGTGGAAAACGACCTTACAAGCATTACCAATAAAGGAAATTACGATCTGCTTTTAGTGATGCTCGGAAAATCGATGTATGAAGGAAGTTTACTAGGCAGACTTTTAGGTTTTACTACAAAAATCATTAATCCCGAAAAATTATTAAATACAGTAAAAGGAAAAGGGAATATTTTCAACAATTCTGCTTTTGATGATCTTACTTTTCAGGTATTGGATAAAGCTTCAATTCCCGTAGGAGTTTTGGTGGAAAAAGATTTCACTTCCGCAGACAGGGTTTTTGTTCCTATCTTTAATTTAAGTGATTTTTATTTACTTGAATACGCTAAAAGACTGATTAACAATAATAATTCCCAGATTATAATCCTTGATGTTGCAGGACAGATCAGAAATAATATTGAGGTAAAAGAGCTGATAAGAAGTATCGAACAAGTCGCGCCTAATCACATCACTTTATATAACGAAAAAAAGATTGAGAAAGAATTTCTTAATTCTCAGGACTTAATGCTCATCAGCAGTAAAAGCTGGAAAAACCTGATCGACACGAAAAGTCTGTGGCTATCGGATATTCCGTCGACATTGATTATCAGCAATCCGTAG
- a CDS encoding LytR/AlgR family response regulator transcription factor, producing the protein MIKCVILDDELLAISYLKLLCEQIENVEVVKAFNDPKIFLAEIENIDCNVCILDIEMPGMNGLQVAELISSTKKIIFTTAYKEYAAEAFDLNVVDYVRKPIKKERLMQAFEKTKNLLQQPQKKDFIEWNTNIGKTTIFTSQIMYIKTSEIDSRDKDIVLNDGTAIVLKNLSFKHLLEMLPSKDFAQVNKKEIIALSSIKIFSTNEIITSISTEGENFLKLQIGDAYKNSLMEMFGK; encoded by the coding sequence ATGATAAAATGCGTTATTCTTGACGATGAGCTATTGGCAATCAGCTACCTGAAACTTCTATGTGAACAAATTGAAAACGTGGAAGTTGTAAAAGCTTTTAATGATCCTAAAATATTCTTAGCCGAAATTGAAAATATTGATTGTAACGTCTGCATTTTAGACATTGAAATGCCGGGAATGAATGGCCTGCAAGTCGCAGAACTCATTTCATCAACAAAAAAAATCATTTTTACGACCGCTTACAAAGAATATGCAGCCGAAGCTTTTGACCTGAATGTCGTGGATTATGTAAGGAAACCCATTAAGAAAGAAAGATTGATGCAGGCATTTGAAAAGACAAAAAACCTCCTTCAACAGCCTCAGAAAAAGGACTTTATCGAATGGAATACCAATATCGGCAAAACCACTATTTTCACCAGCCAGATCATGTATATCAAGACCTCCGAGATCGACAGCCGCGATAAAGATATTGTCCTGAATGACGGAACAGCCATTGTTTTGAAGAATCTAAGCTTCAAACACCTTTTGGAAATGCTTCCTTCCAAAGATTTTGCACAGGTCAACAAAAAAGAAATTATTGCTTTATCTTCTATTAAAATTTTCTCGACCAACGAAATTATTACAAGCATTTCCACCGAAGGAGAGAATTTTTTAAAGCTACAAATCGGGGATGCTTACAAAAATTCGCTGATGGAGATGTTTGGTAAATAA